The nucleotide window TTTTGGAGCAAGAATCATCTCTGAATGTGATGTGCAGTTTCACAACCTCAAGAGGGGAGATAGAATCACAATTGAATCCCGTCAACGAAGAAGTCATAGGGGTAAGGTCATCAAACGAGAGCTTAAGTTTTTGAAAAACATCTTCATCTCTTCCTCCTTGAAGGTTATCTCTAGGTTGCCCTCTGTTTTTGGGCATTTTTCAATGATAGCTCGAGTATAAGCTTTATGACTTGAGGAGTTGTCTCCTCCCGAGACGGGCCATCGATGATGTCAATTTGTCTTACCACTAGTCACTGATATTAGGGTGAGGGTTCTCAACACTTTCTGATGAACTGCCCGAGGTATACCCAATATATAAGTTCTTCAATATGCTCTTTCAAGTCATGACAATCTTTCGTGTTGTGATCGTAATCTCGATAAAACCGATAGTATTTGGACTCATCTTTTTTCGCCAATAGAGTCTTCATCAGATAAGGGTCTTTTAAGAGCTCATTCTcttttatttgtaaaaaaatttagTTCTAGATATATTCAAGGGGGTCGGCATGGACCTTATATAAGGCAACTCAGGTCGTTCATTCCCCTTTCGTCACAGTGACCGCGAGGTCGGGACAAATTGTGATGACTCTTGCTTTGACCTCTTATATGACTCTTCATGCTTATTGAATATCATTATCTCGATAGTAATATATTGATTAGTCCTCTGAAGTACCTTTGGCATTATCATCGATGGTCTTTCCACTAATAACTATAAAAGATGAGAGGGCTTAAGGCCCATCTTGAATGTATATATTATAAGCGATGAGTGGGCATCTACCACGTATTATATTTCGTTAGTGAAGCATATGATGAAGTCTACCAACATCTTCTCCTCCCCTTGCCTAAGTCCGAGAAGTATCATTGTTGATGATCTCGGGTGCACGTTCCCTAGAAAGTGAAGTTTGAACTCCTTTGCAAGCTATGCAAAAGAAATGATGGAAAGCAGCTTCACGTAGGCAAACCATTCTCGTACTAGGTTTTTAATGTGATTGAGAAGGTGAGGCACATCAAAGCATTTGAAGTACCGTACAATGACATTTAGGTATGAAAATCTGTGCTTTATTGTGTTGGCACTACTACAGTTGAATGCCTCTAACAATGGGAAACAAAAGTTTGGGAGTATTAGTTCTTCTTAGATTTTCTAGGTGGATGGCGATCAACCCAAGTTGGGTCGACTAGCATCTCCCATTTGGATTGTCGAAACTCTTATCATATCTCCTCTAAACATTAGTTTATTTGTCATAGTTAAATCCACAGGGAATACTCTATCAAATCTGTCGGTCCCATTGAATAAAAGTGTTGTGAGTTGAGGCAAGACCTCCTTGCCCAAACATGGTCAACAGGTGAGAGTTCTTGCAACATCGAACCCTTCTTCTAatgctaaaaatattttaaaaaaatgttatTGACATCTTAATCAATCCAATGTGGTTTGGACCTATATACGTAGAGTTGTTCAAGGTACTTCCGAGATAGAAATATCAAGTCCCTGAGATGCCACCTACACAAAAACTAAGGTCGGAATAGGTTTTTCAACCCGATCTTTCCGATACCCAAATTAGTAACATGAGATGTATATGTGTCGATGCCCCTCTTCTCAAAAAAGTCCCTTACCTCTTAAAGATAGACTTTTATATGTGGTCATAAGGGatgcaaaatattttataaaatattctacgGGGAGATAGCCACTAACCACCTCCAACAACCTCCCCTTGACCTCTTGTCCACATGGGCAACAAAAGAGGGACAGCTCATAATCGCTTATCTTGACCCTTGTCCAATGGGCAGACGAGTGGAGGATATCATTTGTCTTCTTTTTCCACCATGAACATCACGATGTTATATATCGTACGAGGATTGATTGACTATGTACTCTCTATCAActataatttatataattgagTTATAAATTTATCATATTGGATCCACATGTTAAGAGAGAGTATTCACGTGAGATGTTGGTTCCTCTATAGTTCAATTGATGATGGCCATCAATACTTTCGAGTAGGGAGAAATGAGATCAGATAAGTCATCGGTAAAATACTGTCCAAATCTCGTGTACGTCAAACGAAATCGAATGTGAAGATAGACATAGCCATAGCGTTTCCTCTTATGACATCTTGTTTCTCTTACTCAAAGGAAATATGTTCATCATAAGCTAATCTTTATTCCCCACCTTTTCTAGCCTAGACATTGCTGACCTTCGCCTCACCTGCACATCTCCTAGGCTAGAAACCCTATATAGTTCAGCAAACACTCATCAACCCTAGTTGTCATTTGTCAACCATGTGCCAATGAGACTCAAACGTGCAGAAAGCAGCTGAATCATCTCCACAGCTACTAAGTTCATCTCATCTGTAGGCTCACTTCATAGAAATCAAGCACTAGCTTATAAGTTCATCACTTCTGCTGCTTTCAGCTGTTATCCAATAATGACTCAGAGAGAAGGCTGGGTGAACACTACCAATGTGCTTTGAGGTGTAGCTGCTCATTTCTACTAAGCTCAATCGCGATAAAGAAGCAAAAGGTAGCGAACTCTTTAAACTATAATTTAGTGGCTCTCTCCCTTGATGTAGTGGCAAGAATGTGTGCATCATGATGACcacaatcttctcttctgatattTAAGAGACCCATGCTGTGCTGTGGTCCTGTGCATATGGGAGGTAATTAAGAGGATTGCCGCTTGCCCACTTGCATTCTTCTCATACATCCCAAAAGCCTCAAAGCAATCAATAGGGTGAATGCTCTCCCAGCTCGTTCTGCTAAGCTTCTTTCTAACAacaaatccctcaggtttcaTGTTGCCTATTGGACTTGTCATAATTTCGATTGTATTGGTAGAACAATAAGATCGTTCCTTGGAACCTTAGTGACTAGTGTTAGAGTCATGAGAAGTCTTTCTCTTTATAAGGATAAATTTGTATATATTGACCCGCCTCAAATTATGTATTGATGGGAGCTTCCTGCATTCTATTCATCCTTTTTAGATAAATGATTATATGGCCTCAAAAGATATTGACATCTTAAGTTCCAGACAAGACTATCTCTGGTTATAATAGGAAAGAAATATGTTTTTGATGCTAAAGATTGACATCCTAATTTTGAGGAAAAGATGTATTAATCAAAGAATTAAATTATTCTAACATTTCTCAaagtgaaataaaaataaaaataaatatcctGACGAGACTGTCTGTGTGATTGAAATGAAGAATAACAATGTTGAGATACAATCTTCTTCATGTAGTTACTTACATAGTTCGAAAGATCAAAAGGAAAAGTGAATGTTCCTCTCTATGCCTCTCGAGAATCCAATGGACCACGCTGATGTTGCACCTCCATCTGCGGCAGTCTCTGTGTGTGGCCcatctcctcctctcctctcacCCCATGCTACTCCAAAGACGATCCTATTGCCATTCACATGCTTTCTCTCCCCATCCCCGTTCCTGCAcccaacacctctgtttcctccttGTCTCCTCACTCGGTACCTCTAGCTTAGACCGTAAATGTCGATCACACCTTTCTTCATATCGGCACTCGAAGACAATGCGTCAACTTCCGACCCTTTTTCATGGCAGCAACACGACTCATCTGAGCTATAGAGTGGGGAAAAGGCCAACGCTGGTGGGCAGTAGGTTCGTGGTGGGAAATAACCTGATTGGAAATTGAAGTACATCCTCCTTCGGATGCGTGGATGACAAGCATTTGATGTAGCGACACGATGCCGTAATTGCCGGTGGCTGTCTCCGGGTGGATCCCTCTCCCATCAGTGGACTTTGCGCGGAGAGGGAATCCGAAGCAAAAGTTAGGCATGGACGATTACAAAGCAAGTCATCAGAGACGTGAAGGGTAGCCAAAGAAGGTTGAAGAGCGGAGAGGAAGGAAGAGTCAGACTTTGTTGGCTTCCCTCCTCATCACAGTCCAACTCTAATATATTTGCTTTGCTTTGAAGGTTGTCTTCCTTTACAGACGATGAAGCTGGTCAGAAGATCAGTAAACGAAGACATGACTGCCATCACCGCACCAAAGCTTCCATTAGCAGTATACATCCATGAAACACTTAACTACATGCTTTACAGGACAGTACTCTTTGCTTCACACACATATATTGTAGTCATCAACGTACACTGCGTTATGGGTATACATAGATTCTATGGACAACATGCGACTGggggaagacgacgacgacggacTCCTATGTGACTtcaagaggaggagaagatgaaccGGGTTCAGTTCCTAGGGCTGAGTTGGTTCACGAGGGCCAAGGCGTTGCTCGTGACCTGGGATACCTCGAGCACCTTCTTCCTGATGGCTGCCCGCACGGCCGGGCTGGCGTACTGGGAGAGACCGTCGAGGCACGTCGTCTCGTCGGTGAGCGAGGCGCTGACCCAGGTCCGGACGTTGCTGAGGTGCCAGGCGAACCGGGGGCTCCGCGGCCGCCCCATCCGCCTCATCTCCCTGACCGACCGCCTCAGCCGGTCCTCGCTGTCCTGCATGATCCCGATGCAGTCCCGCACCGCGCCGGCCTCCCGCGACCGGAGGCTCTTCCCGCCCCCGGCCGACATCCGTCTCACGAAGGCGGAGGCGGACCCGGCCCGGTCGGCGCTGACCGACAGGGCCGCCCGGGCCAGCTCGTGCTTGCTCAGGTGGACCGCTTGCGCGTACGCCACCAGGCACTGCTCGCACAGCGCGGGGTACTGCGTGACCATACAGGACTCCCGCACGAACTCGGCGGGAGatctggcggcggcggcaacgacTCCACTGCAGATGGCGATGATCAGAAGAACAAAAGCGAGAATGGAAGGCTTCATTGTCGCTTGACAATttcctcttctctcttcttcttctttttcccgcATCTTCACATCAAGAGGTCGCAAGGCTTTTATAAAGGCCAAGGCCGACCGACTACAGTGCTTCACGTGACATGGTTCATTCTTTCTTGCGCTAGTTGCTCTTTGTTTGGTGGTGCTCCATGGTGCAATAAACTACGTAAGATATCATGGAGTCCAAGCGTAGTGCTGCGTGCGAAGATGCAGCGCATTTGGTGGTATATATATTCTAAGACACTCGTGGTCAAACATGCTCCATTGTGATGTCCACTATTCAACACATATGGCTTCACGGATAGGTCATAATCCCATGCAAGCATCACATGAGCGAGTAAATGCCATGACAAGCAACttcgggatataaacaggaataatctttgtataaGAACAAATACTATAAGATCAAAATACGCaatggaataaaatggaaacacaatcaaacataacaccaagatatacgtgaaaaactccttcaatgtgaagggtaaaaaccacagggcaaactagagataatccactatgagaataatgaatgtacaaatctcaatctcttgcccaaaaccctagcaacaaccacaagagaataactgggatacaaggatcacgtcactgcccacaatatctaaaacctcccaagtaatcacagcaagagcctactgtagatttgatctaacatgagatgagaacactgctagatgattgagaatagtctctctgcgttgtccttgtcttcttccctttctttctcttccttttctgccttgttctccttcttctctttggaatctcgtggctcacaagatctgcctcgttgctgcctttttataaccttaatctgcctctaaaacgtagccaccacacccccctaatcttaattagggttaggttaagagagggtgtgggctgtgggctgataaagcccacgtgggctgaatatgggccatcaacccaacaacctccccttcagcccataagggaggctgtcccatgactcctcaatgtgaagccatgccgaccaactgtcggcatatctcctgtcttttttttggtaaggtcttcgtcaacatgtctgctccgttgtcatcagtatgaattttctgaagctgcaactgcttcttttcaaatacattttgaatccagtggtatctgacatctatatgctttgacttggaatgaaacattgggttcttacacaaatggatgacactttggctgtcacaatgcactacataattttcttgtttcagccccaattcttgtaagaattctttcatccataacatttctttgcatacctctgtagcagcaatatattctgcttctgtagtagagagagcaatacacctttgcaacctggattgccatgacacagctccccttgcaaaagtaagtacataacctgaagtagacttcctcgtatctatatctcttgtcatatctgcatctgtgtaacctgttaacacaggtggtctacctccaaagcttaaacaaaccttagagctccctctgagatatctaaaaatccacttcactgctgcccagtgctctttgcctggatttgcaagaaatctactagtaacacccactgcatatgtgatgtctggcctcgtacataccattgcatacattaaacttccaactgctgaagcataaggaaccttttgcattttctcattctcctcatcacttgacggactctgttctgagcacaacttgaaatgacctgcaagaggagaaccaactggcttagcattgctcatactaaatcttttcaataccttctcgatgtatttctcttgtgacaaccaaatcttcttgtttttcctgtcacggaaaatctgcatgcctagtatttgctttgctggccccatgtccttcattgcaaaagactcactcagttccttcttcaacctgtcaattttagacatatctttcccaagaataagcatgtcatcaacataaagtaagagaataataaaatcctcaccaaaccatttgatgtacacacaataatttgaagccgttcttttgtatccattttctgtcataaatgaatcaaactttctataccactgtcttggagcttgctttagcccatacaagctcttcttcaacttgcagacaaaattatctttacctttgactttgaagccttctggttgcttcatataaatttcctcctccaaatcaccatgaaggaaagctgtcttcacatctaactgctcaacctccaagtcctggctagcagcaataccaaaagcaacacgaatagaagatattttaacaacaggagaaaatatctcttcaaagtcaatacctttcttttgaccaaagtctttcacaaccaatctagctttgtactttggttgagaacaatattcttgagtcttcaacctaaaaacccacttgttcttcaaggccttcattccatttggtagcagcaccaaatcataagtgtggttcttctgaagagcatccatctcttc belongs to Musa acuminata AAA Group cultivar baxijiao chromosome BXJ3-5, Cavendish_Baxijiao_AAA, whole genome shotgun sequence and includes:
- the LOC135638498 gene encoding 21 kDa protein-like, giving the protein MREKEEEERRGNCQATMKPSILAFVLLIIAICSGVVAAAARSPAEFVRESCMVTQYPALCEQCLVAYAQAVHLSKHELARAALSVSADRAGSASAFVRRMSAGGGKSLRSREAGAVRDCIGIMQDSEDRLRRSVREMRRMGRPRSPRFAWHLSNVRTWVSASLTDETTCLDGLSQYASPAVRAAIRKKVLEVSQVTSNALALVNQLSPRN